The following nucleotide sequence is from Streptomyces sp. HUAS CB01.
GCCCACACGCCCGGAGGGCCCGGTCCCTCGCGATCGCTCGCGTGGGGCCGGGCCCTCCGTCACGTACCGCCTCGGCGGCGTCAGGCCTCGAAGACCTCGTTCACCAGCTGCTGCTGCTCCGCCTGGTGCCGCTTCGCCGAGCCCACGGCCGGGGACGACGAGTGGGGGCGGGAGATGCGGCGCAGGCGCTCGCCGTGCGGGATGTCCGCGCCGACCGCCAGGTCCAGGTGGTCGATCAGGTTGAGCGCGATGAACGGCCAGGCACCCTGGTTCGCCGGCTCCTCCTGGACCCACAGGTACTTCTCGGTGTTCGGGAACTTGGCGATCTCGGCCTGCAGTTCCGCACCCGGCAGCGGGTACAGGCGCTCCAGGCGGATGATCGCCGTGTCCGTGGCACCGCGCTTCTGCCGCTCGGCCTCCAGGTCGTAGTAGACCTTGCCGGAGCAGAAGACGACCTTGCGGACGTCGGCGGCGTTCACCGAGTCGTCGCCGATGACCGGGCGGAAGCCGCCGGTCGTGAACTCCTCCACCTTGGACGCCGCTGCCTTCAGACGCAGCATCGACTTCGGGGTGAAGACGATGAGCGGCTTGTGATGCGGGTTGTGGACCTGCCAGCGCAGCAGGTGGAAGTAGTTCGACGGCAGCGTCGGCATGGCGACCGTCATGTTGTTCTGCGCGCACAGCTGGAGGAAGCGCTCCGGCCGGGCGGACGAGTGGTCCGGGCCCTGGCCCTCGTAGCCGTGCGGCAGGAGCAGCGTGACGCCGGAGGTCTGGCCCCACTTCTGCTCGGCCGAGGAGATGAACTCGTCGACGACGGTCTGGGCGCCGTTGACGAAGTCGCCGAACTGGGCCTCCCACATGACCAGCGACTCCGGGCGGGCCAGCGAGTAGCCGTACTCGAAGCCCATCGCCGCGTACTCGCTGAGCAGCGAGTCGTAGACGTTGTAGCGGGCCTGGTCCTCGGCCAGGTAGAGCAGCGGGGTGTAGTCCTCGTTGGTCTCCTGGTCCACCAGCACCGCGTGGCGCTGGCCGAAGGTGCCCCGGCGGGTGTCCTGGCCGGCGAGCCGGACCGGGGTGCCCTCCATGAGCAGCGAGCCGATGGCGAGGGTCTCGCCCATGCCCCAGTCGATCGTGCCGTCCTCGACCGAGGCCGCGCGGCGCTGCAGCTGCGGCAGCAGTCGCGGGTGGACGGTGATGTTGTCGGGGATGTTGACCTGGGACTCGGCGATCCGCTTGACGACCTCCTGGGAGATCCCCGTGGTGACGGACACCGGGAACTCGGCCTGGGCGTCCGGGACATGGGCCGGGGCCGGGTGGCTGGTGGCCTCGCGGACCTCCGCGAAGACCTTCTCCAGCTGGCCCTGGAAGTCCTGCAGGGCCTGCTCGGCCTCTTCCAGCGTGATGTCGCCGCGACCGATGAGCGACTCGGTGTAGAGCTTGCGGACCGAGCGCTTCTTGTCGATCAGGTTCACCATCTGCGGGTTGGTGAACTGCGGGTTGTCGCCCTCGTTGTGACCGCGGCGGCGGTAGCAGATGAGGTCGATCACGACGTCCTTGTTGAACGTCTGGCGGAACTCGAAGGCGAGCCGCGCCACTCGGACGCACGCCTCCGGGTCGTCGCCGTTGACGTGGAAGATCGGCGCCTCGATCATGCGCGCCACGTCGGTCGCGTACATCGACGAACGCGACGACTCCGGGGCGGCGGTGAAGCCGACCTGGTTGTTGATGACGATGTGGACCGTGCCGCCGGTGCGGTAGCCGCGCAGCTGCGACATGTTCAGGGTCTCGGCGACGACACCCTGGCCGGCGAACGCCGCGTCACCGTGCAGGGCGACCGGCAGGACGGTGAAGTCCGTGCCGCCCTTGTTGATGATGTCCTGCTTGGCGCGGACGACGCCCTCGAGGACCGGGTCGACCGCCTCCAGGTGCGACGGGTTGGCGACCAGCGACACCTTGATCTGCTCGCCGTCGAGTCCGGTGAAGGTGCCCTCGGCGCCCAGGTGGTACTTCACGTCGCCGGAGCCGTGCATCGACTTCGGGTCGAGGTTGCCCTCGAACTCGCGGAAGATCTGCGCGTACGACTTGCCCACGATGTTCGCCAGGACGTTCAGCCGGCCGCGGTGGGCCATGCCGATGACGACCTCGTCGAGGCGGGACTCGGCGGCCGAGTCGATGACCGCGTCGAGCAGCGGGATGACGGACTCGCCGCCCTCCAGCGAGAAGCGCTTCTGGCCGACGTACTTGGTCTGCAGGAAGGTCTCGAAGGCCTCCGCCGCGTTCAGCCGGCGCAGGATGCGCAGCTGCTCCTCGCGCTCCGGCTTGGCGTGCGGGCGCTCCACGCGGTCCTGGATCCACTTGCGCTGCTTCGGGTCCTGGATGTGCATGAACTCGATGCCGGTGGTGCGGCAGTACGAGTCGCGCAGGACGCCGAGGATGTCGCGCAGCTTCATCATCGACTTGCCGCCGAAGCCGCCGACCGCGAACTCGCGCTCCAGGTCCCACAGGGTGAGCCCGTGCTCGGTGATGTCCAGGTCCGGGTGCTTGCGCTGGCGGTACTCCAGCGGGTCGGTGTCGGCCATGACGTGGCCGCGGACCCGGTAGGAGTGGATCAGCTCGAAGACCCGGGCGGCCTTGGTGACGTCGTCGTCGTGCGAGGCGTCGATGTCCTTGAGCCAGCGGACCGGCTCGTAGGGGATGCGCAGCGCCTCGAAGATGTCGTCGTAGAAGCCGTCCTCGCCGAGGAGGAGGTTGGCGACGATCCGCAGGAACTCGCCGGAGGCGGCACCCTGGATGACCCGGTGGTCGTACGTCGAGGTCAGGGTCATGACCTTGGAGATGCCCAGCTTGTTCAGGGTGTCCTGGGACGTGCCCTGGAACTCCGCCGGGTAGTCCATCGAGCCGACACCCATGATCACCGACTGTCCGGGCATCAGCCGCGGCACGGAGTGGACGGTGCCGAGACCGCCGGGGTTGGTCAGCGAGACGGTGACGCCGGTGAAGTCGTCCATCGTCAGCTTGTTGCTGCGGGCGCGGCGGACGATGTCCTCGTAGGCCTGCCAGAACTCGAAGAAGTTCATGGTCTCGGCCTTCTTGATGGCCGCGACCACGAGCTGCCGGTCGCCGTTCGGCTTCACCAGGTCGATGGCGAGGCCGAGGTTCACGTGCGGGGGCTTGACCAGGACCGGCTTGCCGTCCTTCTCGCCGTACGACCAGTTCATCGACGGCATGGCCTTGATCGCCTGCACCATCGCGTACCCGATGATGTGCGTGAAGGAGATCTTCCCGCCCCGGGCGCGCTTCAGGTGGTTGTTGATGACGATCCGGTTGTCGAAGAGCAGCTTCACCGGGACGGCGCGGACGGACGTGGCCGTCGGCAGCTCCAGCGAGGCGTTCATGTTCTTCGCGACCGCGGCGGAGGGGCCGCGCAGCGGCAGCATCTCGGGGCCGTCGGGAGTCCCGGCAGCCGGTGCGGCCTTGGCGGCGGGCTTCGCCGGAGCAGCGGCGGCGGGCTTCGCGGGGGCGGCGGGCTTCGCGGGGGCCGGGGCCGAGGCGGCGGGCTGCGCGGGGGCGGCCGGCGCCTGGGCCGGGGCTGCGGGAGCCTGCGCCGCGGGGGCCGCGGGAGCCGGAGCCTGTGCGGTGCCCGGCGTCTCCGTGGCCGTCGCGGCCGACGGCGTCGGCGCGGCCTCGCCGGCGGCCCCGCCGCCCGGCTTGTAGTCGGCGAAGAAGTCCCACCAGGCGCGGTCGACCGAATTCGGGTCCTGGAGGTACTGCTGGTAGATCTCGTCGACGAGCCACTCATTGGCCCCGAACGCGGCAGCGGGGTTCTTCCCCTGCCCGTCGGGGTCGGTCGAAGTACTCGAGTTACTGGGGGACTGAGACGACACGGCGGCAACCGCCCTCTTCCGCTTCACAAGGTGATGGACAGCGGAAATAAAGGCTACGCCTACGCGGCGGGGAGGTGCAGGCCGGGCGTGGTCTTCGTCGCCTAAGTCACACCGGACAGCCGGTTTCGGCGTAGGAAATGGCGGGAAACAAACCTGGTTTCCCTACGGACTGGGTACAGCGGAGCACGGCTGCGACCCCAAGGGCCGCACCCCTGTCCCACTCCCCGGACACATGGACGCAGGACGCGCCTGTCCGGTTCGCCGCGGGCTTCGCTCCTCTTCGAACCCTACGTCAACCGCGCGACGAGGGGTTTCCCGGAAGGGTGACCCGGATACGGCAGCCGCGCGTCGATTCGGCCACGCCGATGTGGCCGCCGTGCAGCTCCACCGCCCAGCGGGCGATGGCCAGGCCCAGACCGGTGCCGCCGTCGCTGCCCGAGCTGTGCTTCGACGGCGCACTGCCCCGGTTGAACCGCTCGAAGACCTTGTGCCATTCGGACTCGGGGATCCCGGGACCTTCGTCCTGAACCTCGAGGTCCAAGGACTCGTCCTGGGTCCCCCGGCGGGCACGAACCGTGACCCTGCCGTGCGGCGGGGAGTGCTTCACCGCGTTGTCGATGAGATTCGCCACGACCTGGTGCAGCCGCTCGGCGTCCGCGTGCGCGGTCAGCTCGGGCGGCGACACGTCCAGGTGCAGATGGACGTCCTTGCGGGTGTGGCTGCCGGAACCGGAGGACAGCCCGCGCCGGCCGGCGGCCAGGTTGGCCTCCTTCAGCACGCCGGACAGATACGGCCAGACCTCGAAGCGCCGGGCCTTGAGCGAGACGACGCCGTTGTCGAGCCGGGAGAGGTCGAGCAGGGTCTCCACCAGCCGGGACAGCCGCTCCGTCTGCTTCAGGGCGGTGCGCATCGTCTCGGGGTCGGCCGCCGAGACGCCGTCCACGACGTTCTCCAGCACCGCGCGCAGCGCCGCGATGGGGGTGCGCAGCTCGTGCGAGACATTGGCGACCAGCTCCTTGCGGTGCTGGTCCACGGCTTCCAGGTCGTCCGCCATGCGGTTGATCGTGGAGGCGAGGTCGCCGAGTTCGTCGCGGCGGCCGTCGCCGCGCACCCGGCGGGTGAAGTCGCCGTGGGAGATCGACTTCGCGACGGTGTTCATCTCGTCCAGCGGAGCGGTCAGCCCGTGTGCCACGAACTGGGTGATCAGCAGCGTGGTGATCATGGCGAACACCGTGATGTAGCGAAGCTCCGCCCCGGTGCGGAAGGCGACCAGCGCCAGCCCGGTCGTGATCAGCACCGCCACGACGACCAGGGCACCGAGCTTGGTCTTGATAGAGATCTCCACCGCCCCCAGCCGGGACCGGAGCCGGCTCCGCCGGATCATGGCGCCGGGGTCTCCAGGGCGTATCCGACGCCGTGGACCGTACGGATCCGCTCGGCACCGATCTTGCGGCGCAGCGCCTTGATGTGGCTGTCGACCGTGCGGGTGCCGGAGGCGTCCGCCCAGTCCCAGACCTCCGCGAGCAGCTGCTCGCGGGAGAGGACGGCTCGCGGGGTGTTGGCCAGGCAGACCAGCAGGTCGAACTCGGTCGGCGTGAGGTGCACGTCCTCGTTCCGGACGCGGACGCGGCGCTGGGCGTGGTCGATCTCCAGCTCGCCGAGGCGCAGGATCCCGCTGCGCGGCGTCACCGCGGCCAGTGCGGCGCGCTCCACACGGCGCAGCAGGACGTGCACCCGGGCGGCCAGTTCGCGCATCGAGAACGGCTTGGTCATGTAGTCGTCGGCGCCCACGCCGAGCCCGACCAGCATGTCGGTCTCGTCGTCGCGGGCGGTGAGCATCAGCACCGGGACGGGCCGCTGCGCCTGCACCCGGCGGCACACCTCGAGACCGTCGAAGCCCGGCAGCATCACGTCGAGCACCATGAGGTCCGGCTGCCAGGCCTCCGCGGCGTCGACGGCCGCGGGACCGTCGGTCGCGGTCTGGACCAGGAAGCCCTCGGCGCGCAGACGGGCCGAGATGGCGTCGACGATGGTGGTGTCGTCCTCGACGACCAGCACCCGGCGCTGCGCACTCCCGGCCGTGTGTGCCGCCGCGCCGTTGTTGCTGGTGTGTGTCTGCTCCATCGCCCCGCCCCTGTCGCGCACTGCGAGCTGCGTGTAGATCGGTGTGTCAGGTAGGCAGCGTAAAGGCACCGACCAGGTCCCGGCTACGCAGGGCGAACTGCCAGATGGACCACGTCAGGTACGCCTCGGGCAACCCGGATCTCTTCGGTTCTTACCCCGCTGAATCCGGCATTCCGCAATGAGTCTTCGAAATTCGGGGAAGGTTGTGCGGACCAGACCGCGAGGACCCCTCCGGGGCTCAAACACCGTGCACAGGCCGCCAGTCCGTCCGGCGAGTAGAGGCTGCCGTTGTCCTCGGTGACGGTCCAGTCGGGGCCGTTGTCGATGTCGAGGCAGAGCGCGTCATACGTGTCCGAAGTGTTATGGAGATGTCCCACGAGGTCCGTGTGGAGGACGGTGGTTCGCGGATCGGCCAGTGCCGCGGCGGAGATGCGCTTCAGCGGGCCCGAGGTGTGCCAGCCGATGATCGCCTCTTCCCGTTCGGCGACCGTGATCCGGGACCAGCCGGGCTCTGCGGCGGCGTGGGCCAGGGAGAAGCCGACGCCGAGTCCGCCGATCAGCACGGTCGGGTCCGGCCGGCCGTGGAGTGCCTCGTACGCGGCGTCCATGAGCAGGCGCTCCGAGCGTCCGTCCGATGTGTCCATCAGGAAGCAGCCGTTGGCGATGATCTCGTGGATCTCCCCGCCGGGGCCGCCGCGCTCGCGCAGGACGACCTCGCCGTACGGTCCGTCGCGCCGGTCGAGGGTCCGGGGGCCGGTGGCAGGGCTGAGAGGCTCCATGGGCCCTCAGGCTAGCCGTGGCGGGGCCTCCGAGTGGCGCGGGTCACGGACGGGAGCGTGATCATCGCGTTGCCTGGGCAGGGCTGGGACCGGCGGGAGGCCGGGGCGGAGCGGCCGGGAAAGGCCCGGACAGGGGAGGCTTCGCACGGTGCGACGGATGGGGGCGCCGGGGCGCGTGAGGGCGGCGCGGGACGGACACGGGAGGGCGCCCGGGCGCGAGGGAGCGGCCGGGGTGGATGAACGCGCGCCCCGGCGGCTCGCCGCCCGGCCGGTCCGGCTCGTCCCGGACCCCCGCGGCACGCCGTTCACGTTCTGGTACGCGCTCGTCCTGCTCGGGACCTCGGTGTACGCCCGCTACGGCGATCCGGCCACCGTCTCCGCCCTGCTGCGCGGTTCGAGCACCGACGCCGCGCATCTGGCGACGGTGCCGCTGCTCGTGCTCGTGGCGAGTGCCCTGTGGATCGCCGGCGGGCTCGCCTCGCCCTACGCCATCGGGTTCGTCCTCGTGCTGACGGCACTGGAACGCCGTGTCGGCGGCCTGCGGGTGGCAGCGGTGTTCCTGGGCGGGCACGTGGCCGCCACCCTCGCCACCGAGATCCCGGTCGGTCTGTGGGTCATGGCCGGGCGGCTGCCGGAGACCTCGCTGCACCGGCTCGACTACGGCATCAGCTTCGGTCTGCTGGCGTGTGTCGGTGCGCTGACCGCTCTGTTCCGGCCATTGCCGGCGGCCGTGGTGCTCGCGGGCGTGTCGGCGCTGCTCGTGCTCGACCTGCTCGCCTACGAGGACCCGCTGAGCAACTGGGGCCACCCCCTGGCCCTGCTCTCCGGTCTGGCGAGCGGCCCGCTGGTGCGCCGCCGGCGGCGGTACCGGGAACTCCGCCGCAGTCAGGAGCGGGAGGGGATGCGGGAGACGTCGGAGGAGCGGGACGTACGGGAGGGGCGGCGGATGCCGACGGGGCAGCGGATGCCGGAGGGACCGGAGTCACGGGGCGTACCGGAGAGGTCGAGGATCCCGGAAGCCCCGGAAGCCCCGGAAGCCCCGGAAACCCCGGAAGCCCCGGAGGAACGGGTGGGGTGCGAGGCCCGGCGCTCAGCCGTCCGCGACCCTCAGGCGTCCGGTGCCGGGGCCGGCGGGCGGGCCTCCGCCGAGGACGGCCCCACCGGCGTGTAGTACACGCTGACCAGCGGGGCGATCACCCGCCACCCCAGCGACTCGTACAGCGCCCGGCCGTCGGGGGTGCCCCCGAGGACACCGGAGGTGGCGCCCCGCTCGGCCGCCGAGTGCTGCAGCGTGCGCATCACCAGCGAGCCCAGTCCCTTGCGCCGGTGCTCGGCGGCCGTCTCGATCTGGTCGACGACGGCCGTGGTGCCGGCCGTGGCGATCTGCCCCCGGGCGGCGAAGGCGCCGTCCGCCGTGGTGATCAGGACCCGTGTGACGCCGTCCCTCGTCCAGGCGCGCAGCCGGTGGCCCTCCGGCAGGACGGGCTCGGGCGCGGTCCGCCGCTCGAGCGGCGTCGTCATGAGGAAGCCGGGTTCGTCGGGCGTCCAGTCCGGCCCCAGCCATTCCAGGACCCGTTCCTCTTCCTCGAATACTTTCAGCCACCGCCCGGGCACCCCGGCCGACGCGGCGACCGTGCGGACCGCGGCCTCGCTGTTGTCGGTGAGCACGTGGCGGGTCGTGTGCCGGGGGAGCCCCACGTCCACCGTGAGCCCCCAGGTCTCGGCCACCGGCTCCGCCGCCCCGCGCGAGACGACCCAGCCGTCCACCCAGGCACGAATGACCTCTGTAATAGATACATGCGTCATTGACTCATTACATCGAGTGGGTCGCCGGTTGCGACAGGTGGTATCGCTCACGGCGAACATGCGCAGGGGAACATCGGTGGCGCCCTTTGCATTGAGTGCGTGTAACTCAACTTGACTGCCGAAGGGGAGATCATGGCTTCGACGTCCACACCGCTCACCCTGCCAGTGCTGCCGCTCGACGACGAGGTCGTGCTGCCCGGGATGGTGGTACCGCTCGACCTGTCCGACAACGACGTACGGGCCGCGGTGGAAGCCGCCCAGGCAGCAGCCCGAGCGGAGCCCGGCAAGCCGAGGGTGCTGCTCGTCCCCCGGATCGACGGCACCTACGCCGCGACCGGTGTGCTCGGCACGGTCGAGCAGGTGGGACGGCTTTCCGACGGAGACCCCGGCGCCCTGATCCGGGGCCACAGCCGGGTACGCGTCGGCGCCGGTACGACCGGCCCCGGTGCCGCCCTCTGGATCCACGGCACGCTCATCCACGAGACGCTGCCCGACCCGCTGCCGGGTTCGGTCACGGAACTCGTGAAGGAGTACAAGGCCCTCGCCACCAGCTGGCTGCGCAAGCGCGGAGCCTGGCAGGTCGTGGACCGGGTCCAGCAGATCGACGACGTTCCCGCGCTCGCCGACAACGCCGGCTACTCGCCCTTCCTGAGCCTCGCCCAGAAGGTCGAGCTGCTGGAGACCAGCGACCCGGTCGCGCGGCTCAAGCTCGCCACCGACCAGCTCCGCGAGCACCTCGCCGAGCAGGACGTGGCCGAGTCCATCGCCAAGGACGTCCAGGAGGGCGTCGACAAGCAGCAGCGCGAGTTCCTGCTGCGCCGCCAGCTGGACGCGGTGCGCAAGGAACTGCGCGAGCTCAACGGCGAGTCCGACGGCGAGGAGTCCGACGACTACCGTGCCCGGGTCGAGGGCGCCGACCTCCCGGAGAAGGTCCGCGAGGCCGCCCTCAAGGAGGTCGAGAAGCTCGAGCGGGCCAGCGACCAGAGCCCCGAGGGCTCCTGGATCCGCACGTGGCTCGACACCGTCCTCGAACTGCCGTGGAACGACCGCACCGAGGACGCGTACGACGTCCAGGGCGCCAAGGCCGTACTGGACGCCGAGCACGCCGGCCTGGACGACGTGAAGGAGCGGATCACCGAGTACCTGGCGGTGCGCAAGCGGCGCTCCGACCGCGGTCTCGGCGTGGTCGGCGGCCGGCGCGGCGGCGCGGTCCTCGCGCTCGTCGGCCCGCCCGGCGTCGGCAAGACCTCGCTCGGCGAGTCCGTCGCGCACGCGATGGGACGCAAGTTCGTCCGTGTCGCGCTCGGCGGCGTACGGGACGAGGCGGAGATCCGCGGCCACCGGCGCACCTACGTCGGCGCGCTGCCGGGCCGGATCGTGCGCGCGATCAAGGAGGCCGGGTCCATGAACCCGGTGGTCCTCCTCGACGAGATCGACAAGGTCGGCTCCGACTTCCGCGGGGACCCGGCGGCGGCGCTGCTGGAGGTCCTGGACCCGGCGCAGAACCACACGTTCCGCGACCACTACCTGGAGGTCGAACTCGACCTGTCGGACGTGGTCTTCCTGGCCACGGCCAACGTCCTGGAGGCCGTCCCCGAGGCACTGCTCGACCGGATGGAGCTGGTCAGGCTCGACGGCTACACCGAGGACGAGAAGATCGTCATCGCCCGCGACCACCTGCTCCCGCGCCAGCTGGAGCGGGCCGGCCTGGAGCCGGGGGAGGTCGCGCTCGACGAGTCCGCGCTGCGCAAGCTGGCGGGGGAGTACACCCGCGAGGCGGGCGTCCGGACCCTGGAGCGCGCGGTCGCACGGCTGCTCCGGAAGATCGCGGCCCAGCACGAACTGGGCGAGCGCGAGCTTCCGTTCACCGTCACCGACGGCGATCTGCGCGCGCTGATCGGCCGGCCGCACCACGTGCCCGAGTCCGCCCAGGACCCGGCCGAGCGCCGCACCGCGGTGCCGGGCGTGGCCACGGGACTCGCGGTCACCGGTGCCGGGGGCGATGTCCTGTACGTCGAGGCGTCGCTGGCCGACCCGGAGACCGGCGCCTCCGGGCTGACCCTGACCGGTCAGCTCGGCGACGTCATGAAGGAGTCCGCACAGATCGCGCTGAGCTTCCTCCGCTCGCACGGCGCGGAACTGGAGCTGCCCGTCGGCGATCTGAAGGACCGCGGCGTGCACATCCACTTCCCGGCCGGCGCGGTCCCGAAGGACGGGCCGAGCGCGGGCATCACGATGACGACCGCGCTGGCGTCGCTGCTCTCCGGCCGGCTGGTCCGTACGGACGTGGCGATGACCGGTGAGGTGTCGCTGACGGGGCGGGTGCTGCCCATCGGCGGCGTGAAGCAGAAGCTGCTCGCCGCGCACCGCGCCGGGATCACCACCGTGGTGATCCCCAAGCGCAACGAGGCCGATCTGGACGACGTCCCCGCCGAGGTCCTGGAGAAGCTGGAGGTCCACCCCGTCACGGACGTCCGCCAGGTCCTGGAGATCGCCCTGTCCCCGGCGGAGGTGCCGGTGCCGGCCGTGGCGTAGTCCGCGCCGCACGGCTCTGGCGTGGTCCGCGCCGCACGGCTCCTCGCCAGGTCGCCGTACACCGGCTCGCTTCCGCGGGCGGTGTACGGCGACCGCCGTTTCCGGGGCCGCCGGCGCGCGGGGCGGGGCATGAGGCGGGGGTTGTCGTCCGGGCCGCCGTCGTCCGGAAGGGCCTCGCGCGGCGCCGTCGTGCGGGGGATGTGCGGGCGGGCCCGCGCAACCGTCGTTCCGGGCCGTCGTCCCGGAGCTGATCCGCGGAATTGTGCGTCCGGCCCTCCCCCGGACCTTCGTCGGACCCCGGCCCGGAGGCAGGGCTCGGAAGCGGTGCCGGCGTGCCGCCGTCCGGCGGGGCACGCGGCCGGGGCCCGTTCAGCCGCCAGGGGTCGTGCCCACCCGGGCGCCCGCCGCCTTGGCGAAGAGGGGCCGGGCCCGTGCGCCGAACAGCACCGCCGTCGACTCCGTGTCCGTGTCGCCCCCGCTCAGCACACCGATCACCCGCCCGGGCCGGGAGGGACCCACGTAGTCCGCGAGCCAGGGGCTTCCGCTCGTGCCGTCCCAGAAGCCGGCGCACTCGATCCGGAGCATCTCCGGGGGCTGGTCGGCGTCGTGTCGGGCGTCGGTGGTGCAGGCGATGGGACGGCCCGCCGGGTTGTGGTCGGCGTTCGGGTAGCCGACGACGGTGACCCGGCGCCCCGGCCCCGACGCCCACTCGGGCCGGGCCGCGCCCACCACGTCCTGCACCTGCCGGCCGCGCGCGTCCGGCTCCAGCGTCAGAAAGGCGTAGTCGTAGGCCTCGTCGCCGTCCTTGCGCCAGCGGTCGTCGACCTGGATCGCGGCGACCTTCCACGTGCCCTGCGGCGACGTTCCCCTGCCGCCGCCCCGGAAGCCGGGGGCGAACGAGAAGTCGCCGGCATACGTCCCGTACTCGAACACGCAGTGCGCGGCGGTCGCGACGACATTGCCGCGCGGGCTGTCCACGACGCTCGCCGTGCACCAGTGGTCCTCGTCGTCGAGCAGTACGCCCACCCAGCTCAGCCCCGCGGACGGGACGGCCGACGTCTGGGGCGACGGCCCCGCGGCCCGCGGCCGCGGCTCGGCGGGCGTACGCGGTGTCGCGGAGTGCGACGGCGCGGCGCACGCGGCCGTGGCCGCGGCGATCAGCACCACGACCCCTGACCACGGCATGGGCCTGTTCCGGAACATGCCCCCATCCTTGCCCAACGGCATTTCGGTACGCCAGGAGAGCGGTGGGGAGCGGGCAGCCGCTCCCCACCCCGTCCACGCGCATCCGACGGTCGACCGGGTGCGACGACCGACCGGGTGCGACGACGACGGGGACCGCCGGAGGGCTTCCGGCGGTCCCCGTCGTACCAGGGCGGAGCGGGAGGCATGTCGAGGCGTCAGGACAGGCCCCACTTCTGGCGTCCGCGAGCCTTGCCGGACTCGCCGCTCTTCTCCAGGTACGGGTGCGAGCCGGCCTTGGTGGAGTTCGAGGCGATCACCTTGCCCGCGGACCGGCTGTAGATCTTCGAACCGCCCAGCGCCCACCGGTGGTTCTTCGCCGAGGCGCGGCAGGTGGTCTGCACGATGCGGCTCCTGGCGCCCACCGCCAGGCACTTGCCGGACTTGTCGTTCTTGATGGTGAACACGGACGAGTTCTTGCTCAGGCGCTTCAGCGTCCACCGCTGGGTCTTGTCGCTCTTCGCGCACTTCGCCACGATCAGCCGGGCGTTTTTCTTCTTGTTGCCGCCCATCGAAAGGCACGTCTTGGGAGCCCACACCCGCTCCAGGCGGGTGTGGGCATACGAGTCCTTCGCCTGCGGCGCGGCCTGGGCCGTGGCGGTGAACGCCGGCAGAGTCCCCACGGCCACCGCGGTCAGCACGAACGTCGAGGCTGCCTTACGCATCGGAAATCC
It contains:
- a CDS encoding multifunctional oxoglutarate decarboxylase/oxoglutarate dehydrogenase thiamine pyrophosphate-binding subunit/dihydrolipoyllysine-residue succinyltransferase subunit, with protein sequence MSSQSPSNSSTSTDPDGQGKNPAAAFGANEWLVDEIYQQYLQDPNSVDRAWWDFFADYKPGGGAAGEAAPTPSAATATETPGTAQAPAPAAPAAQAPAAPAQAPAAPAQPAASAPAPAKPAAPAKPAAAAPAKPAAKAAPAAGTPDGPEMLPLRGPSAAVAKNMNASLELPTATSVRAVPVKLLFDNRIVINNHLKRARGGKISFTHIIGYAMVQAIKAMPSMNWSYGEKDGKPVLVKPPHVNLGLAIDLVKPNGDRQLVVAAIKKAETMNFFEFWQAYEDIVRRARSNKLTMDDFTGVTVSLTNPGGLGTVHSVPRLMPGQSVIMGVGSMDYPAEFQGTSQDTLNKLGISKVMTLTSTYDHRVIQGAASGEFLRIVANLLLGEDGFYDDIFEALRIPYEPVRWLKDIDASHDDDVTKAARVFELIHSYRVRGHVMADTDPLEYRQRKHPDLDITEHGLTLWDLEREFAVGGFGGKSMMKLRDILGVLRDSYCRTTGIEFMHIQDPKQRKWIQDRVERPHAKPEREEQLRILRRLNAAEAFETFLQTKYVGQKRFSLEGGESVIPLLDAVIDSAAESRLDEVVIGMAHRGRLNVLANIVGKSYAQIFREFEGNLDPKSMHGSGDVKYHLGAEGTFTGLDGEQIKVSLVANPSHLEAVDPVLEGVVRAKQDIINKGGTDFTVLPVALHGDAAFAGQGVVAETLNMSQLRGYRTGGTVHIVINNQVGFTAAPESSRSSMYATDVARMIEAPIFHVNGDDPEACVRVARLAFEFRQTFNKDVVIDLICYRRRGHNEGDNPQFTNPQMVNLIDKKRSVRKLYTESLIGRGDITLEEAEQALQDFQGQLEKVFAEVREATSHPAPAHVPDAQAEFPVSVTTGISQEVVKRIAESQVNIPDNITVHPRLLPQLQRRAASVEDGTIDWGMGETLAIGSLLMEGTPVRLAGQDTRRGTFGQRHAVLVDQETNEDYTPLLYLAEDQARYNVYDSLLSEYAAMGFEYGYSLARPESLVMWEAQFGDFVNGAQTVVDEFISSAEQKWGQTSGVTLLLPHGYEGQGPDHSSARPERFLQLCAQNNMTVAMPTLPSNYFHLLRWQVHNPHHKPLIVFTPKSMLRLKAAASKVEEFTTGGFRPVIGDDSVNAADVRKVVFCSGKVYYDLEAERQKRGATDTAIIRLERLYPLPGAELQAEIAKFPNTEKYLWVQEEPANQGAWPFIALNLIDHLDLAVGADIPHGERLRRISRPHSSSPAVGSAKRHQAEQQQLVNEVFEA
- a CDS encoding response regulator transcription factor; this encodes MEQTHTSNNGAAAHTAGSAQRRVLVVEDDTTIVDAISARLRAEGFLVQTATDGPAAVDAAEAWQPDLMVLDVMLPGFDGLEVCRRVQAQRPVPVLMLTARDDETDMLVGLGVGADDYMTKPFSMRELAARVHVLLRRVERAALAAVTPRSGILRLGELEIDHAQRRVRVRNEDVHLTPTEFDLLVCLANTPRAVLSREQLLAEVWDWADASGTRTVDSHIKALRRKIGAERIRTVHGVGYALETPAP
- a CDS encoding HAMP domain-containing sensor histidine kinase gives rise to the protein MIRRSRLRSRLGAVEISIKTKLGALVVVAVLITTGLALVAFRTGAELRYITVFAMITTLLITQFVAHGLTAPLDEMNTVAKSISHGDFTRRVRGDGRRDELGDLASTINRMADDLEAVDQHRKELVANVSHELRTPIAALRAVLENVVDGVSAADPETMRTALKQTERLSRLVETLLDLSRLDNGVVSLKARRFEVWPYLSGVLKEANLAAGRRGLSSGSGSHTRKDVHLHLDVSPPELTAHADAERLHQVVANLIDNAVKHSPPHGRVTVRARRGTQDESLDLEVQDEGPGIPESEWHKVFERFNRGSAPSKHSSGSDGGTGLGLAIARWAVELHGGHIGVAESTRGCRIRVTLPGNPSSRG
- a CDS encoding spermidine synthase; the encoded protein is MEPLSPATGPRTLDRRDGPYGEVVLRERGGPGGEIHEIIANGCFLMDTSDGRSERLLMDAAYEALHGRPDPTVLIGGLGVGFSLAHAAAEPGWSRITVAEREEAIIGWHTSGPLKRISAAALADPRTTVLHTDLVGHLHNTSDTYDALCLDIDNGPDWTVTEDNGSLYSPDGLAACARCLSPGGVLAVWSAQPSPNFEDSLRNAGFSGVRTEEIRVARGVPDVVHLAVRPA
- a CDS encoding rhomboid-like protein; the protein is MDERAPRRLAARPVRLVPDPRGTPFTFWYALVLLGTSVYARYGDPATVSALLRGSSTDAAHLATVPLLVLVASALWIAGGLASPYAIGFVLVLTALERRVGGLRVAAVFLGGHVAATLATEIPVGLWVMAGRLPETSLHRLDYGISFGLLACVGALTALFRPLPAAVVLAGVSALLVLDLLAYEDPLSNWGHPLALLSGLASGPLVRRRRRYRELRRSQEREGMRETSEERDVREGRRMPTGQRMPEGPESRGVPERSRIPEAPEAPEAPETPEAPEERVGCEARRSAVRDPQASGAGAGGRASAEDGPTGV